Proteins co-encoded in one Mycobacterium mantenii genomic window:
- a CDS encoding ribokinase — protein sequence MAGVCVVGSVNLDLSLGVDALPRPGETVLASSLTHAPGGKGGNQAVAAARAGAQVQFVGAIGDDAAAGQLRAHLEANGVGLDGAIEIPGPSGTAIVVVDANAENTIVVAPGANGRFTLTDDRARAVVGGCDVMLTQLEIPLRTAVAAAQHARSSGAVVVVNASPAGRDADSLGELAAAADVVITNEEEADKWPWRPQHLVVTLGARGARYVGADGEFTVSAPAVDAVDTTGAGDVFAGVLAANWPPNPGSPGQRRIALRRACAAGALATLVAGAGDCAPDAAAIDKALRDAS from the coding sequence ATGGCAGGGGTCTGTGTGGTGGGCAGCGTGAATCTCGACCTGTCGCTGGGTGTCGACGCCCTGCCACGGCCCGGCGAAACCGTTTTGGCATCGTCGTTGACACACGCCCCCGGCGGCAAGGGCGGCAATCAGGCGGTGGCGGCGGCGCGCGCCGGCGCGCAGGTGCAGTTCGTCGGAGCGATCGGCGACGACGCAGCCGCCGGACAATTGCGCGCACACCTGGAGGCCAACGGCGTCGGGCTGGACGGAGCCATCGAAATTCCCGGCCCCAGTGGCACGGCCATCGTGGTGGTCGACGCGAACGCCGAAAACACCATCGTGGTCGCGCCGGGTGCCAACGGGCGGTTTACCCTGACCGACGACCGTGCCCGCGCGGTCGTCGGTGGCTGCGATGTGATGTTGACCCAGCTGGAGATCCCGCTGCGCACCGCGGTCGCCGCGGCGCAACACGCCCGCTCGTCTGGCGCGGTCGTCGTCGTGAACGCTTCGCCTGCCGGTCGGGACGCCGACTCGTTGGGCGAGTTGGCGGCCGCCGCAGACGTGGTGATCACCAACGAAGAAGAAGCTGATAAATGGCCATGGCGTCCACAGCATTTGGTGGTCACCCTGGGTGCGCGCGGCGCCCGCTACGTTGGCGCCGACGGCGAGTTCACCGTCTCCGCGCCGGCGGTGGATGCGGTGGACACCACCGGGGCCGGCGACGTGTTCGCCGGCGTGCTGGCCGCCAACTGGCCACCCAATCCCGGCTCGCCGGGCCAGCGGCGGATCGCCTTGCGGCGCGCCTGCGCGGCGGGTGCGCTGGCGACGCTGGTCGCCGGCGCCGGTGATTGCGCACCGGACGCCGCGGCGATCGACAAGGCGCTGCGGGACGCGTCCTAG